Proteins encoded by one window of Salvia splendens isolate huo1 chromosome 5, SspV2, whole genome shotgun sequence:
- the LOC121805796 gene encoding threonylcarbamoyladenosine tRNA methylthiotransferase-like, which yields MEDIEDLLAGGGGGVPPGFRLSVTSAVGVKPRSKSRSTVFQDSLKSPTSAKIPGTQTIYLKTFGCSHNQSDSEYMAGQLSAFGYNLSDNQDEADLWLINTCTVKAPSQSAMETLITKCRDAQKPLVVAGCVPQGSRDLKELEGVSIVGVQQIDRVVEVVEETLKGYEVRLLTRKTLPALDLPKVRKNKFVEILPINVGCLGACTYCKTKHARGHLGSYKVDSLAGRVRAVVADGVKEIWLSSEDTGAYGRDIGANLPILLNALVAELPSDGSTMLRIGMTNPPYILEHLKEIAEVLRHPCVYSFLHVPVQSGSDAILSTMNREYTVGEFRKVVDTLIELVPGMQIATDIICGFPGETDEDFEETVNLIKEYKLPQVHISQFYPRPGTPAARMKKVPSNIVKRRSRELTTVFESFTPYVGMEGKIERIWITDIATDGSHLVGHTKGYIQVLVAGSASMLGTSAMVKITSVGRWSVFGEVLEILTTNVTTRVNQNKEILTCSNLNETCCSKESETCACGLTSSCEHTDDVKTIPFTPNGKEPDEVRSQDLVGWLLRKRKNNSPLNNEPEALESDEKPRSKDGVHEWVLVDKALLCGILSSFFTIVSVMLYLGYRDVSHQF from the exons ATGGAAGACATTGAAGATTTGTTGgccggaggcggcggcggagtgCCGCCGGGATTTCGGCTTTCGGTGACGTCGGCTGTCGGAGTTAAGCCGAGGTCTAAATCCAGGAGCACCGTTTTTCAGGACTCATTGAAGAGCCCTACTTCTGCCAAAATCCCTGGCACGCAG ACAATCTACTTGAAAACTTTTGGATGTTCGCATAATCAG AGTGATAGTGAATATATGGCGGGTCAGCTTTCAGCGTTTGGGTATAATTTGAGTGACAATCAAGATGAAGCAGACCTATGGCTAATAAACAC TTGTACGGTGAAAGCACCTAGTCAGTCTGCCATGGAAACACTCATAACCAAATGCAGAGATGCACAAAAGCCCCTCGTAGTTGCTGGTTGTGTGCCTCAAGGTAGCCGAGACTTAAAAGAGCTTGAAGGAGTAAGTATAGTTGGAGTTCAACAAattgatcgagtggtggaggtCGTTGAAGAGACTCTGAAAGGTTACGAAGTTCGACTATTGACTCGCAAGACATTGCCGGCACTTGACCTACCAAAG GTAAGAAAAAACAAGTTTGTTGAGATCCTCCCTATTAATGTTGGTTGTTTAGGTGCTTGCACTTATTGCAAGACCAAGCATGCTCGAGGTCATCTTGGAAGCTACAAAGTTGACAGCCTT GCAGGACGTGTTAGAGCTGTTGTAGCTGATGGAGTAAAAGAGATCTGGTTGAGTAGCGAAGACACTGGAGCATATG GTCGTGATATTGGAGCCAATCTTCCAATTTTGCTCAATGCTTTAGTGGCAGAGCTTCCGTCAGATGGAAGCACAATGCTCCGCATTGGAATGACTAATCCTCCTTATATTTTAGAGCATTTGAAAGAAATAGCTGAAGTTTTGCGCCACCCATGTGTGTATTCTTTTCTTCATGTGCCAGTTCAGTCTGGTAGTGATGCCATTTTATCT ACAATGAACCGTGAGTATACTGTCGGCGAGTTCAGGAAAGTGGTTGATACATTGATTGAACTGGTCCCTGGAATGCAGATAGCAACTGATATTATATGTGGATTTCCTG GTGAAACTGATGAGGATTTTGAGGAGACAGTTAACCTCATCAAGGAGTACAAGTTACCTCAAGTTCACATATCACAATTCTATCCTCGACCTG GAACACCTGCTGCAAGGATGAAAAAGGTCCCTAGTAACATAGTGAAGAGACGAAGTCGAGAATTGACAACTGTATTCGAGTCATTTACACCATATGTAGGAATGGAAGGCAAAATAGAGAGGATATGGATTACCGACATTGCAACAGATGGAAGTCACTTG GTGGGTCATACGAAGGGGTATATTCAGGTGCTGGTGGCTGGGTCTGCAAGCATGTTGGGAACTTCTGCAATGGTGAAGATAACATCTGTAGGTAGATGGTCCGTTTTTGGAGAGGTGCTTGAGATCCTGACTACAAATGTAACTACACGTGTGAATCAGAATAAGGAAATCCTAACGTGCTCCAACTTGAACGAGACATGTTGTTCAAAGGAATCAGAAACATGTGCTTGTGGACTAACAAGTAGCTGCGAACATACTGATGATGTCAAAACCATTCCATTCACACCAAACGGGAAAGAGCCAGACGAAGTGAGAAGCCAAGACCTTGTCGGATGGTTACTAAGGAAGCGGAAGAATAATTCCCCGCTAAATAATGAGCCTGAGGCATTGGAATCTGATGAAAAGCCAAGATCGAAAGATGGAGTGCATGAGTGGGTTCTCGTCGATAAAGCTCTTCTTTGTGGGATTCTCTCGAGTTTTTTCActatagtttctgtaatgttGTATCTAGGATATAGAGATGTGAGTCATCAATTCTAG
- the LOC121805795 gene encoding FT-interacting protein 7-like — translation MAKLVVEVLDASNLMPKDGHGSASPFVEVEFDEERRKTSTKHKDLNPFWDEKLVFNIKNPRDLDKKSIDVSVYNDNKEGHKNFLGKVRISGRFVPESEQESMGQRYPLEKRGPFSHVKGDIALKIYSVHGGAASSGRFEAVEEVLNHVEGNMEDHYSHHHHHQKHKERERERERESAPPPLKEINTGKFDDEFFYKGSHDKIKKKKSKEKEVRTFYSVGTGGGGPPPPPPEKPVFEKRADFAKGGGAPAATVMQMQFPGQKPEYGVVETRPPLAARMGYWGRDKTASTYDLVEQMNFLYISVVKAKDLPVMDISGSLDPYVEVKVGNYKGVTKHLEKNQYPVWNAVFAFSKERLQSNLIEVTVKDKDFGKDDFVGKVVFDVAEVPLRVPPDSPLAPQWYKLANKKGEKHPDHGEIMLAVWMGTQADEAFPEAWHSDAHSLSQQSLASTRSKVYFSPRLYYLRVHIMAAQDLVPSDRGRMPDPYVKVQHGHQIRATRPSAMKHINPEWNEELMFVASEPFDEYIFISVEDKVGPGKDENIGMILIPVREVQQRIETSKLPEPRWYALQKPSKAEEDGEKKKEVKFASRILLRICIDAAYHVLDESTHFSSDLQPSSKHLRKPSIGMLEVGILSARNLLPMKGKDNRLTDAYCVAKYGNKWVRTRTLLDTLHPRWNEQYTWEVHDPCTVITIGVFDNCHINGKDDARDQRIGKVRIRLSTLETDRIYTHSYPLLVLAPSGLRKHGELHLALRFTCTAWVNMMAQYSRPLLPKMHYVQPISVRHIDWLRHQAMQIVSARLIRAEPPLRREVVEYMLDVDYHMFSLRRSKANFFRIMSLLSGISYVIRWFDGICYWKNPLTTILVHVLFLILICYPELILPTIFLYLFVIGLWNYRLRSRVPPHMDARLSQAENTHPDELDEEFDTFPTSRPSDLVRMRYDRLKSIAGRVQTVIGDLATQGERALSILGWRDPRATAIFIIFSLIWAVFLYVTPFQVVAVLIGLYILRHPRFRSKLPSVPVNFFKRLPARSDSLL, via the coding sequence ATGGCCAAGCTGGTGGTGGAGGTTCTCGACGCCAGCAACCTCATGCCCAAAGACGGCCACGGCAGCGCCTCCCCCTTTGTGGAGGTCGAATTCGACGAGGAGCGCCGCAAGACTTCAACTAAGCACAAAGATCTCAACCCTTTCTGGGACGAGAAGCTCGTCTTCAACATCAAGAATCCCAGAGATCTTGACAAAAAGTCCATAGACGTCTCTGTCTACAATGATAACAAGGAAGGCCACAAGAATTTTCTTGGGAAAGTCCGAATATCCGGCAGGTTTGTGCCTGAATCTGAGCAGGAATCCATGGGCCAGAGGTACCCTCTTGAAAAAAGAGGCCCCTTTTCCCACGTCAAGGGCGATATTGCCTTGAAGATTTACTCCGTGCATGGTGGCGCCGCCTCCAGTGGTAGATttgaggcggtggaggaggttCTCAACCATGTGGAGGGCAATATGGAGGATCACTacagccaccaccaccaccatcagaAGCAcaaggagagggagagggagagggagagagagagtgcTCCTCCGCCGTTGAAGGAGATTAACACCGGCAAGTTTGATGATGAGTTTTTCTACAAGGGGAGCCATGACAAgatcaagaagaagaaaagcAAGGAGAAGGAGGTGCGGACCTTCTACTCTGTTGGCACCGGCGGAGGCgggcctcctcctcctccgccggaGAAGCCTGTATTCGAGAAAAGGGCCGACTTTGCTAAAGGCGGTGGAGCTCCGGCTGCCACTGTGATGCAAATGCAGTTCCCGGGGCAGAAGCCGGAGTATGGCGTGGTGGAGACACGGCCACCGTTGGCTGCAAGGATGGGGTATTGGGGCAGAGATAAAACAGCAAGCACCTACGATTTGGTGGAGCAGATGAATTTTCTATACATCAGTGTAGTTAAAGCAAAGGATCTACCTGTCATGGACATCTCCGGCAGTCTTGATCCTTATGTAGAAGTGAAAGTGGGTAACTACAAAGGTGTGACCAAGCATCTCGAGAAGAATCAATATCCAGTTTGGAATGCAGTCTTTGCTTTCTCAAAGGAGAGGCTTCAGAGCAACCTCATTGAGGTTACAGTTAAAGATAAGGACTTTGGCAAAGATGATTTCGTGGGGAAGGTCGTATTTGATGTTGCGGAAGTGCCCCTGCGCGTGCCACCGGATAGCCCTCTGGCTCCACAGTGGTACAAATTGGCAAACAAGAAAGGGGAGAAGCACCCTGATCATGGAGAGATCATGCTTGCAGTGTGGATGGGGACGCAGGCTGATGAAGCATTCCCGGAGGCGTGGCACTCCGATGCTCATAGCTTGAGCCAGCAGAGTCTAGCTAGCACGAGATCCAAAGTGTATTTCTCACCAAGACTGTACTACCTCAGAGTGCACATCATGGCAGCTCAAGATCTTGTGCCATCTGATAGAGGGCGAATGCCTGATCCATATGTTAAGGTGCAGCACGGCCATCAAATCCGTGCCACCAGGCCTTCAGCTATGAAGCATATCAACCCAGAGTGGAATGAGGAGCTTATGTTTGTTGCATCTGAGCCATTTGATGAGTATATTTTCATTAGTGTGGAGGATAAGGTTGGACCGGGGAAGGATGAGAATATTGGGATGATCTTGATACCTGTTAGGGAGGTTCAACAAAGAATCGAGACTTCCAAGCTGCCTGAGCCGCGGTGGTATGCTCTGCAGAAGCCATCTAAGGCAGAGGAGGATGGggagaagaaaaaagaagtgAAGTTCGCGAGCAGGATCCTTCTCCGGATCTGCATTGATGCAGCCTACCATGTTCTTGATGAGTCCACGCATTTCAGCAGTGATCTTCAGCCATCGTCCAAGCATCTGAGGAAACCTAGTATTGGGATGCTTGAAGTTGGAATCTTGAGTGCCCGAAACCTGCTACCGATGAAGGGGAAAGATAATAGGCTCACGGATGCATACTGCGTAGCAAAGTATGGGAACAAATGGGTTCGTACCAGAACGCTTCTTGACACGCTACATCCTCGTTGGAACGAGCAGTACACATGGGAAGTTCACGATCCTTGCACTGTGATAACTATTGGTGTCTTTGACAACTGCCACATCAATGGTAAGGATGATGCAAGGGATCAGAGGATCGGGAAGGTTAGAATCAGGCTCTCGACATTAGAGACGGATAGAATATACACTCATTCTTACCCGCTGCTTGTGCTAGCTCCCTCTGGATTGAGGAAGCACGGTGAGCTCCATTTAGCACTGCGATTCACCTGCACAGCTTGGGTGAACATGATGGCTCAATACAGCAGGCCGTTGTTGCCAAAGATGCACTACGTTCAACCAATCTCTGTGAGGCACATAGATTGGCTGCGCCACCAAGCTATGCAGATAGTCTCTGCACGGTTGATCCGGGCTGAGCCACCTCTTAGGAGGGAGGTGGTGGAATATATGTTGGATGTGGATTATCACATGTTCAGTTTGAGGAGGAGCAAGGCCAACTTCTTCCGCATAATGTCACTCCTTTCTGGGATTTCATATGTCATCCGGTGGTTTGATGGCATCTGTTATTGGAAGAATCCATTGACAACCATCCTGGTGCACGTGTTGTTTCTGATACTCATATGCTACCCAGAGCTGATCCTTCCAACGATCTTTCTCTACCTGTTTGTCATTGGGTTGTGGAACTACCGGCTGAGGTCAAGGGTTCCGCCACACATGGATGCTCGTCTCTCTCAGGCTGAGAACACCCATCCGGATGAGCTTGATGAGGAGTTCGACACATTCCCAACATCTCGCCCATCTGACCTAGTGAGGATGAGATATGATAGGTTAAAGAGCATTGCAGGAAGAGTGCAGACCGTGATTGGAGACCTGGCAACGCAAGGGGAGAGGGCGCTGTCGATACTGGGGTGGAGAGACCCGAGGGCGACAGccatcttcatcatcttctcATTGATCTGGGCTGTATTTTTGTATGTCACTCCATTTCAAGTTGTAGCAGTGCTCATTGGCCTTTACATTCTTCGACACCCACGGTTTCGGAGCAAGCTGCCATCGGTTCCGGTCAATTTCTTCAAGAGATTACCAGCAAGGTCAGACTCTCTTCTATGA